From Gordonia crocea, the proteins below share one genomic window:
- a CDS encoding alpha,alpha-trehalose-phosphate synthase (UDP-forming) yields the protein MTAQQAEFVVVANRLPVDKAVLPDGEVSWKRSPGGLVTALEPILRSHTGAWVGWSGVPDSDDNPDIEGLDIRAVPLSSAEIAEYYEGFSNATLWPLYHDVIAKPEYHREWWNAYVAINERFAKATAEVAGPGALVWVQDYQLQLVPQMLRDLRPDLKIGFFLHIPFPPVELFMQLPWRREIVNGLLGADLIGFHLPDGAENFLYLANRLGGHQASRRSVGVRSRFGSVDVGDRVVTVGAFPISIASGEIDAASKSREIRKRAREIRKELGNPSTILLGVDRLDYTKGIDVRLKAVSELLEEQRLDPHETVLVQLATPSRERVESYVAMRSEIEQLVGHINGTFAEVGQPVVQYLNRPIPRDELLAFFVAADVMLVTPLRDGMNLVAKEYVACRSDLGGALVLSEFTGAAAELKQAYQANPYDMEGVKGAIEAAVKQPAEDGRARMRALRRQVLTHDVEKWAKSFLDTLQDSTDR from the coding sequence ATGACCGCCCAACAAGCCGAGTTCGTGGTGGTCGCCAATCGACTGCCGGTCGACAAAGCAGTCCTGCCCGACGGCGAGGTGAGCTGGAAACGCAGCCCCGGCGGACTCGTCACGGCCTTGGAGCCCATCCTGCGCAGCCACACCGGCGCCTGGGTGGGATGGTCGGGGGTCCCCGACTCCGACGACAACCCCGACATCGAGGGGCTCGACATCCGCGCGGTGCCGCTGAGCAGTGCCGAGATCGCCGAATACTACGAGGGCTTCTCCAACGCGACGCTGTGGCCGCTCTACCACGACGTCATCGCCAAGCCCGAGTACCACCGCGAATGGTGGAACGCCTATGTCGCGATCAACGAACGCTTCGCCAAGGCCACCGCCGAGGTCGCCGGCCCCGGCGCCCTGGTGTGGGTGCAGGACTACCAACTGCAGCTCGTCCCGCAAATGCTGCGCGACCTGCGCCCCGACCTGAAGATCGGGTTCTTCCTCCACATCCCGTTCCCGCCGGTCGAACTGTTCATGCAACTGCCGTGGCGCCGCGAAATCGTCAACGGCCTGTTGGGCGCCGACCTCATCGGCTTCCACCTGCCCGACGGGGCGGAGAACTTCCTCTACCTGGCCAACCGCCTGGGCGGCCACCAGGCCTCGCGCCGCTCGGTCGGCGTGCGCTCGCGGTTCGGTTCCGTCGACGTCGGCGACCGGGTCGTGACGGTGGGCGCCTTCCCCATCTCGATCGCCTCCGGCGAGATCGACGCCGCCTCCAAGTCCCGCGAGATCCGCAAGCGCGCCCGCGAGATCCGCAAAGAACTCGGCAACCCGTCGACGATCCTGCTCGGCGTGGACCGGCTCGACTACACCAAGGGCATCGACGTCCGACTCAAGGCGGTATCGGAGCTGTTGGAGGAACAGCGCCTCGACCCGCATGAAACGGTGCTGGTCCAACTCGCCACCCCCAGCCGGGAGCGCGTCGAATCGTATGTCGCGATGCGTTCGGAGATCGAACAGCTCGTCGGCCACATCAACGGGACGTTCGCCGAGGTCGGCCAGCCCGTCGTCCAATACCTCAACCGCCCCATCCCACGCGACGAACTCCTCGCCTTCTTCGTGGCCGCCGACGTCATGCTGGTGACCCCGCTGCGCGACGGGATGAACCTCGTCGCCAAGGAGTACGTGGCGTGCCGCAGCGACCTCGGCGGCGCCCTGGTGCTGTCCGAGTTCACCGGTGCCGCGGCGGAGTTGAAGCAGGCATATCAGGCCAACCCGTATGACATGGAGGGCGTCAAGGGCGCCATCGAGGCCGCGGTGAAGCAGCCCGCGGAGGACGGCCGCGCGCGGATGCGGGCGCTGCGCCGGCAGGTGTTGACCCACGACGTGGAGAAGTGGGCCAAGAGTTTCCTCGACACCCTGCAGGACTCGACGGACCGATGA